A stretch of DNA from bacterium:
CGACGTATCCTTGATCGAGCCCGCAAGCTCATAGTCCCCCGTCATGTGAAGATCGACGAAGAGAAACTGTATGTCGGTCCCCACATAGGGAATGTAGTCGTAAGACCATTTCTCGAACGGCTTGGAATACCACCCGCCCATGAGCGCGACGTCGCCCATCGGTTTCAACTCCACGTCATTCGGAGACCCATATTTGATGAATACCTTGCCTCGGTCGGTTTTCCAGCCCGGCTTCCTGCCCCATTGGAACTTCTTCTGAGCGTAGCGCAGCCGCTTATAGTGTTCGAGCTTATACTCGTTGATCGGTGTGTCCGGCGTCGGGTCTCGCCGTTTCCAGAAGTCCTGGACCCACTTGGCCCGCTCACCCGGCTTCAGCTCGACGAACTCGCCCAGCTCCTTGTCCGTGGCTACGTAGCGTATCTCGTCGAACGTCCTCTTGCCAGATGCGTCAAGGCTGTCGTATGCCAAGTAGGTAACGCCGCAGCCTGCGCACAAGAGCGCTGCCAGAAACACCAGGCAGAACCTAATAGGAAAGCGTCTCAGCACATCTCTCACCACCAGGGCAGCGCTCCGGCCGCGAGGTGGGAACCACCCGGCAGCAAGAGTCAAATGGGGGGCAGCGTTCACTGCCCCCCAGGAATAGGAGGAATGCAAATGACCAAGTCTCTATTTTATCTTGCTATACTTCACTTTTTTGATCTTGCGTGTCAGAACCGCGCCAAATTCATCAAGGACGATCTTTTTGGCCGGGCCGCGAAGCTTGAGTTCGAACTCCTCTATCGGCTTCTCGCCAGTCAGAAGAATCGGGATCGCATATTTCTCGCCTGATTTGTCATAGACCCAGATCGGGATGCGGACCCGGAACTGAACGTCAATGTGTTTGATCCTGATCTTCGCGGTGTTGCCGGATATCTTGTAGCCGTATTCATAGCTGGGGATCCCCGTCCCATATATCCACTGGTCGAAGAACCACTGCATGTTGTCCTTGCCGAACAGGGCGAGCATGTTGTCCTTGCCGATGGTCTGTTCAAGCACGTTAACGAAGTCGCTGGTCGTTGCTCTCTTCCAATACAGGGATTTCACCAGATTGCGCTCATAGGACATGAATGCCTTGTCACCGATCATCTGGCGGATCATGTGGACGAAATAAGGTCCCTTGCAGTAGAAAAGCCCGTACCACGCCAGCCGAGTAAGACGGCTACCGCCCAGCGTCATTGGTGCTTCCTCGCCCTTGGCATTCATAATCAACGCAACACGCCGCCAATCATTCAACTTGCTCATGTAGTCCGTGTCACTCCGGGAAGCCTGCATGTACATCGCGCACTGCTGCTCGGTAAACGCCTCAGACCACCACTGATCCCGCGGGTTGGCCCACATAATGACGTGCCCCCAATACTGGTGACCGGATTCGTGTGACCAGAACTCGGCGCCCCAACGACCGGGGTGCATCTCATGTAATGCGGCATCCCCCGCCGAGAAGAATGAAGTGCCGTCAAGAGTGAGCATGGTCGGGAAGCCCTGCCCGTAACCACTAAACACAGGCAACTGGACCGCCGCTATCTTCCGGTAAGGCAATGAGGTATAAAGCGCCTGTTGGAACCTAAGGATGCTCTCGAACTCCGTAACTATGCTGTCTGGGGCCATGGTCCTGCGTTCTTGCATACGGATCCTGGTCATATCCTTCTTAGACCTTCTACGCGGATCGTCATCCTCTGCGTACCTTTGCCGCTCTGCGAAACTGTCAAAATCCGACAAGGAGATGTAATATCTCATCTTCGGATAGTAATAGAGCGATATGTTGAGCGGCTCACCGTTGGGCTTGGTGACCTCAACTTCGCGGACGCTGTAGTTTGAATACACGAATCCGATCATCCTGATACATTCATCCGACACCCAGCGCGAGAAGTTCCTGTTCCCCTCGGTCCATCTCTCCTCTACTGCGCCAACCGAGACGGACGTATGGGGTGTCGGAACACCCATTACGATCGCACAGGGCGTGCACTGGAAGTATCCATAGCTGGGCGCCCATCCGGTATTGCCCGAAGTGTAGGCTGATGAGGTGAAGAGCCTTGCACACACCGGGCCCTCATATTCGGCCGTGAATTTCACTCGCTGGCCAAGTGCTAACGGCGGATAGACAAGATCAAGCGTCCCGAACCGAAGGATGTCCAATCCTCTGTCATCCACTACTTTGCTGATGTTCATTGGGATAGCAGGCCTGGTGGCGAGAGAAGAAACACCGATACGAAAGAACCTAGCGCCTGATCTAGTTATCTCAAGCTCGAGTGTGGCCCTGATCTTCGCAAAAATGGCGGTCTGGGCGTTGAAGAACTCAACTGCGCCCATGCTGGCCAGCAGATCAACTGTCTGCTCCTTGTAACCGATGTTAATGTCTATCCTTCGGTCAAGCTGTCGGGCCTCTTCTGTGGGCTCATATTCGGCCTCGCGCCGTGTGAGACTCTCCCTCTGCTCTGGCCGGTTGTACGCACAGACGCCCCCGCCTTTTTTCTCCTCACCTATCATAAAACGTTTCTCTCTGTGCATATAAAGCCCTATTTCCTCCTGATTCCCCTGGTCCGCCGGATAATCGTAGTAACCAATCCATTGGTACTTAGGGCCATATACGTATAAGTCGCACAGTTCGTCATAGTCAGGAAGCTGATAGAGCATCAACGTGTGCTTTTCACCCTCGGGCTGACCTTTGTAGGGCAGTTTGACGCCGAAGTTGGTTTTGGCCAACCAGTCAATCTCGCTCTTGATGAGCTTCTCGGCCTCTTCGAGCTCCCCCTTGTCCGTGATCTCGAACTTCTGCAAACCGCTGAGCTTCACATACTTGTCAAAGTTACAAGGTGCGAAATAAAAGGGTATCTTTGTGAGCGGGGCGTCCTTGAGCTCATCGACGCCCTTCTGGCGCGTCACCTCGGCGGTTCGACGCCTCAGTGAATCAACCTCCTGGCTCGTCTCCCAATCCTTCGCCAGCTTGGTCGGCGGCCTGTAATTCATCTTGCCCTTGCCGATTACCGTGCCCCCGATTATCTTCGTGCCGGCATAAAGCGGATAAAACCTACCTTCGTCGATCGAGATATGCATGAGATCATGATCAATTTTGATCTCTTTGAAGGTATAAGCTGTGTTCTTCTTCACGTACATCACATGCGCGCGCTCGAATGAGTATTCGATCTCCCGGCCAGTGACAGTCCACGCATCCTTCTTTTTCGCCAGCTTCATCCGCCAGACCTCTATCCGGGGGTCGTCGAACGTGCCGCGAACAACGAACAGCGTCCCAGTCGGCACGCCGTCAACCTTGGCTATGTTGAGATCATCCTTGCTGGGTATGATCACGCCAGGGCAGGTCTCGGGGTCCTCATAGACCTCGTCCTCTTCCCATTTCTTCTGCTCGTCAGTTAGCTCCTTCTTCTCTTCCTCCTTCCCGACCTCCTCATCTTCCTCTATCTCAGGTGCCTTCCAGGGGAACTTCACGGAATCTAGGCCGTCCTTCTCCAGCTTCTTCTCCAGCGCCTCGAACAGTTTCTTTATCGCGGCCTTGTCATCCTTGCTGACCTGCTTGCTCTCGTCGAGCCACCATGTGCAGCTTCTGTCCTTTGAGATGCCGGTGTAGGTCCCGCCATTCTCCTCCTCCGTCGCAAACGCCGCCTGGCTGAGGCAAAACACGCTGGCTATCACAAGAGCCAGCAAACCAAACAACAGAGCTTGACTGCTAGAAATACGCATCAGACTTCCCTCCCAAATCGATGTATAGGTTAATTCCCAATGTGTTCTACTTGATCACCATCGGTGAAACAATCGGCCTCGCCCTGCGGTTCTTGCTAGTCTGCTTGGACTGGCACGAGAATCACGAGGCATCGGCGGAGATAGTTATCTATTTTACTATCTTGAATGGCTCCTTCGTCTCAACTCCCTTGCCGGCCAGCTCATCGCTGACCTTTATGAACAGGGTGTAGTTGCCGACCTTGAACTTGGACTTATCGCTGCCCTTGTATGTTGGCGTTAGAGAGAATGAATAAAGATGGCTCTGGTTTGCGCCCTCGACTCGCTCGCCCTCGACTATCTGCCGCATGATCCGCTTGTCGCCCTCGTGCTTGAACTTGTAGGTGATCTTAAACCGCGGCTTGCCGGCGTTATCGACCTTCAAATTGTACACGTTGAAGTACACCGACAGCGTGTCCCCAAGACGATACTGGCGGCTCGGCTGAGGCGTAACCACCATGTTGAGCGTGGGCTTCAGAAAGCCCGATTGTTCCTCTTCTTTGGCCTTTTCAACATCTTTCGCGAACTCAATGCTGCTAAGTGCCAGCTCGCCCTTCGCTATCGATTTGACCTCGAACTCCCTCTTCTGGACGCCGATCTTGCCGCTGAGGTTGTCCTTCACGCCAACCTCGAACACGTAGTGCCCGGGATCGAGGTTGAACGACGACACGAACTTCCCAGCGAGTTTCGGGTCGGCCGCCTCCTGCTGGTTCTTTACTCTCGTCGAACCGCGATTGGCCGCCTCCTTGACGGTCTTGCCGTCCTTGTCGAGTATTCTGACGGCTATGATCAAGGATGTAGCCAGCTCGCCGGAGACGATCTGCTTGAACTCGAGCGCGGGGTTCGCTATCTCGTAGTAAACCTCGATCTTGGCGCCCGGCGCGTCGTAGAGCTTGAAGGCCACTATGTCTAGCCCGAAATCGATCTTCTCGCCCTTGTAGCTCTTGATCAGCTCCAAGGGATTGTCCGAGGCGGCAAGCTCAGTGCCTGTGGATGGTTCCTGGGCGAGCACCGCAGCAGGGGCGATGAGCGTCCCCAGAATGATCGCAATAGCTGGCAACAACACATGATAGAACTGTCTCATGGTTAACCTCCTAGTTATGATGAATAAAGCTAACGTGTCTTGAGTGCTCGCATACGCTTCATAAACGGTTAAACGATGTCCCGCGCTGAAGGGCGACCTGCAATTATGACCCCCCACCCTCATATCGCCCCCATCGCTGAATCTCCCTCTGGGTCGGTATCGAGATGTTCTTAACAGCCGCTTGCCTCAACTCATCGATCACCGATACCAGCGCCTGATACTTGGCCGAGAGATCGGATTTTACCAGGACGAACTTGTTGGGGTTCCGCGCGAGTTTCGGTTCCAGATACGGCCTTATATCCGAGACCGAAGAGGGCATTCCGTCGAGGCTAATGCCTCCGTCTCGGTTTATCTCGATCAGAACCGCCTCCGTAGTGGCAGCCTCCTGTACCTTCTGCTTCTTGGGGAGGCTCATCTCCAGCCCTCTAGTCGTCCCGAAAGCTGTCGTAACCATGAAGAAGATTATGAGGAGAAAAGCTATGTCAGCGGTAGAGGTTGAGTTGATCTCCTCGTCAATCTTCAGCTTGCTTTTGAACCTCATGTCGCTCTCCGCTAACCAGCAGAAGTCCGTACCCTCTGAATCGTCAACAGCGAGATGTTGCGCGCATTGACGTCCCGCAGCTGCTCCAGAACCTTGTCAATATATCGGTATTCCACGTCCCTCGACGCCTTGATCGTAAACTGTGTCTGAGGCGCTCGCGCGACCAGGTTCAGGGCAAACACTGTTATGTCGTCGATGCCCCGAAGTTCGGGGTTTCGGTCCCCCCGAGAGAGAAATGTGTTGCCATCGCTATCAATGACGATAATGGCAGCGCCGGGCACAGTAGCCTCTCGCTCGAGGCTCTCCGCCAAGTTCACCTTGGTCTTATCCACACTGAATGTGGTGGTAACGATGAAGAAGACGATGAGAAGGAAGGCTATGTCCCCCATCGAGGCGGACGGGATGTTAGCCCGAATGCTGCCTCTGCGCTTGAACCTCATTGCAGTTGGTCAAGTAGCTGGGACGTGCTCTCATCCATCTGAAGCGCTGTCTTGGCGACAACGCTTGTGAAGTAGTTGTAGGCTGCAAGCGTCGGGATAGCGATAATCAGCCCCGACGCGGTCGTTATCAGCGCCTCGGAGATACCTTGGGCGACGAGTCCGGGATTGGATAGACCAGCCTTCGCAATAACCCCGAAGGACCTTATCATTCCTGTTACCGTGCCAAGAAAGCCCATCAGAGGTGCAATGTTGGCGACGCTGGCCAGAACGGGCAGCCCTCTTTCCAATTTGGACATGGCTCCCGCACCTACTGTCTCGATGGCTCTCTCAACGTGTTTACGGCCCTTGTCCCAGCGAAGAAGTCCCGCCTTGATAACCGCCGGGATAG
This window harbors:
- a CDS encoding biopolymer transporter ExbD — protein: MRFKRRGSIRANIPSASMGDIAFLLIVFFIVTTTFSVDKTKVNLAESLEREATVPGAAIIVIDSDGNTFLSRGDRNPELRGIDDITVFALNLVARAPQTQFTIKASRDVEYRYIDKVLEQLRDVNARNISLLTIQRVRTSAG
- a CDS encoding GWxTD domain-containing protein; the protein is MLRRFPIRFCLVFLAALLCAGCGVTYLAYDSLDASGKRTFDEIRYVATDKELGEFVELKPGERAKWVQDFWKRRDPTPDTPINEYKLEHYKRLRYAQKKFQWGRKPGWKTDRGKVFIKYGSPNDVELKPMGDVALMGGWYSKPFEKWSYDYIPYVGTDIQFLFVDLHMTGDYELAGSIKDTS
- a CDS encoding M1 family aminopeptidase, whose product is MRISSSQALLFGLLALVIASVFCLSQAAFATEEENGGTYTGISKDRSCTWWLDESKQVSKDDKAAIKKLFEALEKKLEKDGLDSVKFPWKAPEIEEDEEVGKEEEKKELTDEQKKWEEDEVYEDPETCPGVIIPSKDDLNIAKVDGVPTGTLFVVRGTFDDPRIEVWRMKLAKKKDAWTVTGREIEYSFERAHVMYVKKNTAYTFKEIKIDHDLMHISIDEGRFYPLYAGTKIIGGTVIGKGKMNYRPPTKLAKDWETSQEVDSLRRRTAEVTRQKGVDELKDAPLTKIPFYFAPCNFDKYVKLSGLQKFEITDKGELEEAEKLIKSEIDWLAKTNFGVKLPYKGQPEGEKHTLMLYQLPDYDELCDLYVYGPKYQWIGYYDYPADQGNQEEIGLYMHREKRFMIGEEKKGGGVCAYNRPEQRESLTRREAEYEPTEEARQLDRRIDINIGYKEQTVDLLASMGAVEFFNAQTAIFAKIRATLELEITRSGARFFRIGVSSLATRPAIPMNISKVVDDRGLDILRFGTLDLVYPPLALGQRVKFTAEYEGPVCARLFTSSAYTSGNTGWAPSYGYFQCTPCAIVMGVPTPHTSVSVGAVEERWTEGNRNFSRWVSDECIRMIGFVYSNYSVREVEVTKPNGEPLNISLYYYPKMRYYISLSDFDSFAERQRYAEDDDPRRRSKKDMTRIRMQERRTMAPDSIVTEFESILRFQQALYTSLPYRKIAAVQLPVFSGYGQGFPTMLTLDGTSFFSAGDAALHEMHPGRWGAEFWSHESGHQYWGHVIMWANPRDQWWSEAFTEQQCAMYMQASRSDTDYMSKLNDWRRVALIMNAKGEEAPMTLGGSRLTRLAWYGLFYCKGPYFVHMIRQMIGDKAFMSYERNLVKSLYWKRATTSDFVNVLEQTIGKDNMLALFGKDNMQWFFDQWIYGTGIPSYEYGYKISGNTAKIRIKHIDVQFRVRIPIWVYDKSGEKYAIPILLTGEKPIEEFELKLRGPAKKIVLDEFGAVLTRKIKKVKYSKIK
- a CDS encoding biopolymer transporter ExbD; translation: MRFKSKLKIDEEINSTSTADIAFLLIIFFMVTTAFGTTRGLEMSLPKKQKVQEAATTEAVLIEINRDGGISLDGMPSSVSDIRPYLEPKLARNPNKFVLVKSDLSAKYQALVSVIDELRQAAVKNISIPTQREIQRWGRYEGGGS